The DNA region AGCCATTGGCAGTGCCCCAGCAGATGGGTTGGGGGACTCGAATCGTGTGGGAGGCTGCCATTTCCTCCAATCCCGCCGCCTCAGCCTCAAACATGGCAATTTGAGCCGCCTGATTCAGCTTCACGAAGTAGGATTGTTGCCCATTGGTCAAGACATAGCCAGAGTTGATGCATCCCCCACCCACGGAACGGGGAGTTGCGGTAGAGAATGGTTTTCCCGTCACCTGGCGAATGTGTGACGAAATTTGCTCCCACATTAGCGATTTATCCAGCGACTACCACATACCATGGACACCGCTACCGGTGGCAACACAGTTGGCGAATAATCGGTTATCCCCTACTTCCACAAATGCGGTATCTCCCTTGGTGTAGAGGGTCACACTGCCATCGCTGTAGCGTGCGCCGGAAGCCGCTTCAACCTGATTCAGCATAATCACCTTACTACCAAAGGTTGCTTCTGCTGTGTTGTCATTTCTATAAACCACAGAAAAGCCTTTGCCCTCATCACACTTGTAGGTTGCCCGTGCCGTGACTTTGGCTTGCGGGGTGGATTGCATTTGGGCAGTTTGTTGAGTGCTTTGCTTTTGAGTATGCTGAGTAGTCTGTTGAGCCAGAACGGGCATATTAGCTGCTGTAATCCCAACCAACGTGACTACACCGACAGACAAAGCGATAACCCCTTTCATAGTGAACATCCTCTGATGAAGAGTTGAGTTTGTCTGCCAGGGTAACAGGTATTCAGGAACTTGAAGTTTAAGGTTTGTGTGGGAGTTTAACGGCCCGGTTGAATGGTAACAATACCATAGGCTTCTGGACTGAGATAGCGTTGGGCAGAGGTCTGCAATTCTTCCACATCACACGCCTGGATGTAGTCGGGATAGTGGATGGCTGGATCCAGATCGCCTAACAGGGTGTGGTAGTAGCCGTACAGTCCGGACCGATCGCTGGGCGTTTCATTGCCAAAAACAAAATGGTTGGCCGTCCGAGTCCGCACGCGAGCAATTTCCGCCTCGGTAATCAACTCATCCTGCAACCTGCGAATGTGCTGGGCGATCGCCGCTTCCACCTGCTCCAGATTCTCACTGGGAAGATGGGCCGAGATGTAGAATACGCCCTGATGCAGGTAGGTCATATTGCTGGCTGAGATGCTGGAGACCAGTCCCCGTTCTTCCCGCAAGTCGCGCACCAGACGAGAAGTCCGTCCCCGGCCCAGCACTGAGGCCAACACATCCAGGCCGTAGGTTTCCTGCAATTGATTCATGCCCGGTACTCGCCAGGTCATCACTAAGCGAGCCTGTTGCAATGTGTCATCAATAACTTCCCGACGGACGATTTGAGTGAAGGGAGGTTCGGGGAGGAAGGAGTTAGGGAGTGGGAGTTGGGGAAAGAGTGTTGAGTGTTGAGTGTTGAGTGTTGAGTGTTGAATTGCTCCTGATCTCTGACTTCCGATTCCTGATCCCCCGAAGCTGTCTTCTACGATCTGAATCAGTTTTTCTACAGGAAGATTGCCTACGACAGCGGCAGTGATGGCCTGGGGTTGATACCAGTGGGCATGAAAGTCTCGCATTTGTTGAGGGGTGAGGGTTTCGATGACGGCAGCAGGGCCGAGTACCTGGCGACGGTAGGGTAGGCGTTCAAAAGCCAGTTCGGTGGCGTGTTGGAAGGTGCGACGACGGGGATTGTCGTGCGATCGCCGAATTTCTTCCAGGACAACATACCGTTCTCGCTCAAATCCATCATCGGGAATGCGGGCATTCATCACCACATCAACCTGTAAGGGAGCCAGGTCAGCAAAGTCTTTGGGAGCCGTGGTGATGTAGTAGTGGGTGTAATCCTGACTGGTGGCGGCATTTGTGACTGCGCCCCGTTGTTCAATCTGTTGCTCAAACTCGCCACTCTGCAAGCGATCGGTGCCCTTGAACACCATATGTTCCAGAAAGTGGGCCATGCCATTAATGTCATCAGTCTCCATAGCAGAACCGACCTTCAACCAGATGTTCAAATTCACCGCGTCGATGGGCATCTGCTCTGCAATGATGGTTAGCCCGTTGGATAGCCGATGGACGGTGGGTGCAATCAGCAGAGGGGTAACAGAAGAAGACTTGAGAAGGGTTGCCGTCATGGAATGCCCTGGTAATGGGTGTTCTTTCCCCTATCTTAAGCGTTATGACCCAGGGTTTGGTAGGTGCAGATACTCAGCCACTAGAAAATGGGGAAAGACAGAGAATAAGAAACTGTTTGTAAACTAATGTTTCGATCCCCCTAAATCCCCCTTAAAAAGCTGCACCGAAGTCCACTCGTTAGACCTAAACTCCTGACTT from Leptodesmis sichuanensis A121 includes:
- a CDS encoding M16 family metallopeptidase; the protein is MTATLLKSSSVTPLLIAPTVHRLSNGLTIIAEQMPIDAVNLNIWLKVGSAMETDDINGMAHFLEHMVFKGTDRLQSGEFEQQIEQRGAVTNAATSQDYTHYYITTAPKDFADLAPLQVDVVMNARIPDDGFERERYVVLEEIRRSHDNPRRRTFQHATELAFERLPYRRQVLGPAAVIETLTPQQMRDFHAHWYQPQAITAAVVGNLPVEKLIQIVEDSFGGSGIGSQRSGAIQHSTLNTQHSTLFPQLPLPNSFLPEPPFTQIVRREVIDDTLQQARLVMTWRVPGMNQLQETYGLDVLASVLGRGRTSRLVRDLREERGLVSSISASNMTYLHQGVFYISAHLPSENLEQVEAAIAQHIRRLQDELITEAEIARVRTRTANHFVFGNETPSDRSGLYGYYHTLLGDLDPAIHYPDYIQACDVEELQTSAQRYLSPEAYGIVTIQPGR
- a CDS encoding MliC family protein; protein product: MKGVIALSVGVVTLVGITAANMPVLAQQTTQHTQKQSTQQTAQMQSTPQAKVTARATYKCDEGKGFSVVYRNDNTAEATFGSKVIMLNQVEAASGARYSDGSVTLYTKGDTAFVEVGDNRLFANCVATGSGVHGMW